A window of the Cicer arietinum cultivar CDC Frontier isolate Library 1 chromosome 6, Cicar.CDCFrontier_v2.0, whole genome shotgun sequence genome harbors these coding sequences:
- the LOC101510723 gene encoding aspartic proteinase PCS1 has protein sequence MKALSFHHVFLLVHPLTITLFIMFLQIQTNTYCLSSPLIMPLKVQTLPHGTISLKKTPSSRKLSFHHNVTLTVSLTVGSPPQNVTMVLDTGSELSWLHCKKLPNLNSIFNPILSSSYTPIPCTSPVCKTRTRDFPVPVSCDPNKLCHATISYADASYIEGNLAMETFFAGGLAQPGTIFGCMDSGFSTNTNEDSKTTGLMGMNRGSLSFVTQLGLPKFSYCISGNDSSGVLLFGDANFGWLGPLKYTPLVKMTTPLPYFDRVAYTVQLEGIRVGKKNLQLPKSILSPDHTGAGQTMVDSGTQFTFLLGPVYTALREEFVAQTKGVLTLLEDTNFVFQGAMDLCYRVGSGSGRIGLPPLPAVTLVFEGAEMSVSGERLLYKVGDVAKWKNDSVYCFTFGNSDLLGIEAYVIGHYHQMNVWMEFDLVNFRVGFVDTSCELASQRLGMAP, from the coding sequence ATGAAAGCACTCTCCTTCCACCATGTTTTTCTCCTAGTTCATCCTCTTACGATTACCCTTTTCATCATGTTCcttcaaatccaaacaaacaCTTATTGTCTCTCATCTCCTCTCATAATGCCTTTAAAGGTCCAAACACTCCCACATGGAACAATTTCACTTAAAAAAACTCCATCCTCACGCAAACTCTCTTTCCATCACAATGTAACATTAACAGTATCACTAACAGTAGGCTCACCCCCACAGAACGTTACCATGGTCCTCGACACAGGGAGTGAACTCTCATGGCTACACTGCAAAAAGCTTCCAAATTTAAACTCCATTTTCAACCCAATCCTCTCTTCTTCATACACCCCTATACCCTGCACCTCACCCGTTTGTAAAACCCGAACCCGAGACTTCCCTGTACCCGTTTCATGCGACCCGAATAAACTCTGCCACGCTACTATCTCCTACGCCGACGCTTCTTACATCGAAGGCAACCTCGCCATGGAGACGTTTTTCGCCGGCGGGTTGGCACAACCCGGAACTATATTCGGGTGTATGGATTCCGGGTTCAGTACAAACACAAATGAAGACTCGAAAACAACCGGGTTAATGGGTATGAACCGCGGGTCACTCTCGTTTGTGACACAATTGGGGTTACCCAAATTCTCGTATTGCATCTCCGGCAATGATTCCTCCGGCGTGTTACTCTTCGGCGACGCGAATTTCGGTTGGCTGGGACCGTTGAAATACACGCCACTCGTGAAAATGACAACCCCGTTACCGTATTTCGATCGGGTAGCATACACGGTTCAACTCGAAGGAATTCGGGTCGGGAAAAAGAATCTTCAGCTACCAAAATCGATTTTATCACCGGATCATACCGGGGCGGGTCAAACCATGGTAGATTCGGGTACACAATTTACGTTTCTTTTGGGACCAGTTTACACCGCTTTGAGAGAAGAATTCGTTGCTCAGACGAAAGGGGTGTTGACCCTTTTGGAAGACACGAATTTCGTGTTCCAAGGAGCTATGGATTTGTGTTATCGAGTTGGGTCGGGTTCGGGTCGGATAGGTCTTCCGCCGTTACCGGCGGTGACGCTTGTGTTTGAAGGGGCGGAGATGAGTGTTTCAGGGGAGAGGCTGTTGTATAAAGTTGGTGACGTGGCAAAGTGGAAAAATGATTCTGTGTATTGTTTCACGTTTGGGAACTCTGACTTGTTGGGAATTGAGGCTTATGTAATTGGACATTATCATCAAATGAACGTGTGGATGGAGTTTGATTTAGTCAACTTTAGGGTTGGATTTGTTGATACTAGTTGTGAACTTGCAAGTCAACGATTAGGGATGGCTCCttaa